TACCATCTACATCTGGTTCATCTATTTGGACTGCGTTTGACTGAGATTTCAGATCCTGAATTTCAGCTCGTCTTTGGATATCCCTCTCTTTCCAATAATGTAATAACGCCACATTCATAGCATTATTTTGACCTAccttcttttttttgaaaacggcACCGGCGCCAGTAGACCGTTTTGCGTTTGTTGTTTCATCTTTATCAGTCGTATCTGTACTGTCTGTTTCTTCCGTTACACTTCTATTTGCACTTACGACTGTTATTTCACTGTCCATTTCTATTTCATTATTCTCTATTTGTGTATTATTATCGTCAGTATTATTATAAGGGTTTTCATCATTTAAAGCATCGTTTTCACCATGATCGGCATCCTGAGAgtcttcaatattattcacACTTTTTCTTTCTGCtgggattttttccaaaaactgcaGTCTTTCAAGCAAAGGCCATTTTTTTGGTTTGCTACCCGCTGCTGATccagttaataatttatttttacgtttGATTCGTGCGTAAGAATCTCGGATACATTTCCACCGTTTTTTGCAATCATCacctaaaacataaattttatttcaggttcCTGGCAACTGGTGAAACTTACGCATCATTAGAATTTATGTATCGCATATCAGCAAGCTATATAAGTAGAATAATCCAGCAAGTTCTGAGgagtttaagaaataatttagtACCAATATTTCTTCCTGTGCCAACGGAAAATCAACTAAAGGGCGCAGCCAAACAATTTTGGAATAGGTGGAATTGTCCGAATTGTTTTGGAGCCATCGATGGGAAGCATGTACGTATTAGAGCTCCAACACACAGTGGATCAATGTTCTTTAATTACAAAGATTATTTTTCCACTGTGCTGCTGGCTATAGTAGATGCAAACTACAAATTTGTTGCTGTCGATGTGGGTTCGTATGGAAAGGAAGGCGACAATGGGATATTTCAAAAGTCAGCTATggggaagaaaattatttctggcCAATTTAATGTGCCTCAACCAGCATCTTTACCAGGCACAGATATCTtaattccacattttttaattggcgaCGACGCTTTTGCATTGGATGTCAACATGATGAAACCTTATTTCAAAGATCATGTTCGAAGTGATCGTGCTAAAGCAATCTTTAATTACCGTATCTGTCGAGCTCGAAGAGTCTCAGAGAATGCTTTTGCTCTGTTGAGCCAAGTATTCCGAATTTTATATACACCTATTGCAATTAAACCCGAAATATGTGATGACTTGATTATTGTTCTATGTTGCCTCCATAATTTACTACGGGATGcgtatttagaaaataatggtgTCCCATTTTACCATTACGATGAGACAAAACCCAAACCTATACAAAACATGATTTCATTGGCTCGCAGGGGAGGATTTTCAAACATCGCTGGATTTCAAATCAGGGATACtcttaaagatttctttaacTCAGAAGTTGGAAAAGTAGCATGGCAAGAAGAATGGATAAGTAGAAGGAAttgaataaatgattttttttggcaaatacatattatttcttaaacaGGGTTTCCCACGACGAACTGGGGCGATCGATTTCTCGAAAAGTATGATTTGTGGTACATttggaaaatttggcaacgtcGATAACGGGTAAAAATCTagctgttaaaaatattttgagtaatgCAGTGTTGTCGCTTCTATATAAAATCGGCaacgtttttcttattttaaatgaaacaccccatatattttttatcatttagagtctccataaaaatttaagaaatctgGTATACCATGTTATGGCCTACCTTTAACTGTTTTTGACAAAATGAGTTGAACCTCCACTTTCTTAGTACTTTGACCAGTCATAACTTCCAAACTATTTAAGCTATTAAGCTAGAAAGAAACGGTTTTCACTGTCCTATCCtaatttttaaagatcttaATGTATGCAATGACGGTTGTCattgccaaaaattttaaaaattaacatctgtcatattatttttttaaaaattatttagcgaGCTTTTAAAAGTTACGTGAAATAAACGTGAAAACCGTTTATCTTAAACTCTAACTTAAATAgtcttaaaaagtctttttcgaAATCCTACGTTTCGAGCAAACGATCGCCGCAGTTCGtagtgggacaccctgtatactggcATTCGTACATAATAAgatccaaattttttaaataaaatatgctcttagttttggcattttccattataagcaataaattatctataaaattaaaattaaatcctcaAAACTTAccagtttaattttaatctttatttttaataataaaatagtgttCCATAGGAAATAAACCCTGTACTTTGTATTTTAACAGGAGTTATGTATTTGTACAATAATAAtaggaataaataataataaatgaaaataaaaacatagcaCTTACTTgtcttttttagcttttttgcTATATGCTCCCAAATATTTTCGCGAACGGTATGTCCTTATACGATTTTAGTCGGAAATTATATAGAGGAGGATTTTTATTAATCATTCCAATTAAATATTCATCATCTTGGTCATTAAACGTGGCCATTTTTGCTCAGTCACTGATTGAGTCGCGCGACGATACTGCTCTTGAAGCTAGTGATGGGATCATTCGGATGAAAAATAATCGGTCATCCGATTATCGAAATATTCGGAATGTTCCGATTATGACTGCCAAATAATCGGATAGTAAATAATCGGTAAAATGACGTGCCTTGACTGCATGCGCAAGGATTCGAACTCGAATTATCGGAGCTCGGAGACTGGATTTCGATTCGAAtgcgaaaaaaatcgaaatggAAACGATGTATTCGTTTTTCACTCAgtcgtttaaattttaaattatggcgTCGCCTATCAAAttcttttgataataatattaataatgatataaagttaataataaaatatggacactattaatttttttctggagaattaggtattttaaatagattaaattcagatagcatatttttaattatagcgagtataataatcttatttatattaaaaaaaaagaaaatctaaattttagCTTTTAATAAAGGCATAGAAATAATtagtaacaaatttaaatgaaaatttctagagaaaaaatataatatttatcaaagtaagaaaacaaaaattaaaactagaaatAAACATAGTCtagttttctaaataaaattcaagtGTTTCAGACAAATACTAAAGGAAAACagtattctaaaaaaaacatcaagaaCTACTAATATACCAATGTACATAtttgtatatgtaaaataacaaaaatgtaaacttCAAAAACAAAGGAAATCTTCCAAAAGAAAACAGtgataagaatttaaaaaatgacttaacaaaaatgaaattcttgaataaaaaaactagctaattagtaattattgtgaaaaatccgaatttagaaaaataattttatccacATTATTCGAGGATGTTTGGTTTCTCCTCAAACTGGTCAATTCCCCTGCTTTGGAAAACACTCTTTCTGAAGGCACCGACGTTGCTTGGATGCTCAAATATTTGGTTGCTAGCTCATACATTTCAggcaaaacatttttacattttgccCACCAGTCTAATGGATCTTTCTTTCTATCAAGTGGGGGCATCTCCAAATATTGCCTTATTATCAAAATAACCACACTTCTTGGCGTTGAATATGTCTTGATATTGGAAATTTTCGTGTCAAAATGTGCCCAAATATCCGGAGGAGGTTCTAGGTTTGTTGAAGTAGCAATTGTCAATGTTTCATTCTCGGTAGTCTCTGAACtggctatttttaaatttttcgaagCCAAAAGTTGAGTTAATTCTTCAGTTAACCATTTCTGAGCATTAGTGGCATTATCTTCAGAACCGAATGCAAATTTCTTAAATCTCGGATCAACAAAGGTAGCTTTAGCTGCAATTTTGCTACTTTCATATGCCCCAAGTCTTCTAGTAACTACTTCGAAAAGTATGTCTTTTGCCTATTTCGGTTTCTGGTATTATGTTCCTCAGTAAATGTTGAAAGCCACGAAACAATGGAATGACCATTGATAAAGTAGGGTATTTTTCGGCTGATAAAATGGTTGACATATTTTCTGCCGACTTCAGTACTTGAACACAGTCCTCTATTATCTTCCATTCGTTGGCAGTTAAAATTTCTGGAGCATTTGGAAGACTTGCTATTGCAATACACAAGCTgtccttaatttttaaaagcctCTCCAgcataaaaaaacacgaattcCACCTAGTAGCAACGTCTTGCTTGACTTTTAATATTGGGGTGTTCATTTGTTGTTGTGTAGATTTTAGCTTTTCGGCGGCTAGGACGCTATGTTTGAAATGTCCTACCAGGCccctgcatttttttaaaatattaactaataTTTGATTTCCTTTTAAAGCCTCATTCACACTGAGATTTAATGTGTGTGCAACACATGGATGGTGATGCATTTTAAGGAAATCTTTTAAAGCACACTTTATGTTGGCCCCGTTATCAGATACCACGGTTTTAATTTTGTCATAAATACTCCActcatttaaaatagttgttattGCCTTACTTAAGTGCTCAGCTGTATGCGAACCTGATGCTGTAAGTAATGCTCCATCTTTAGTAGCTAAAATCCGAGAAAATAATTAGTCATCGTTTATAAAATGACAGGTGATTGTTATATATCCTATGTTATTATCGGAAGTCCACATATCCGTTGTAATTgacatgtatttaattttatttagcacCATTTTAAGATTTGAAGCTGAGTCAGTATATGCTTTTTGTAGAATTTCGTAggcaaatttttttctgttggGTGGCTTATATAATGgatttaactgcttggaatattCTATAAATCCAATATTTTCTACTATAGATATTGGCTGAAAATCAAGAACTaccatttttaataacttttcgTTAATTTGAGCAATTTTTGGTTCCGAAAGCTCGTCAGTAGCTCCATAGATTTTCATTTGTTTACTTGGCCTTTTTTGAATTACAGGTTTCTTTTTATTGTCAATACCTGGTCCAGTGTCTGCTTCGATCCCCCTATTTACCGATGTGTCTTTGGAAGTTAAAGGAGCGTCATTTCTCGATTTTTTTGCGACTTCTACATTTTTGGGTTCATTCGTGggattattttcattttgcaTTTGAATAGGGTGGATTCTAATTAAATGTTGCATTAAATTAGTAGTGCttacaaaatactttaaaacctTTTTACAGAGGCTACATGTTGCAGTTTTGttgtcagtttttttaaaatagtccCAAACAATAGATTTTTTACTACCTGCAGGCATTTTCAATcacctaataaaaaaactgtctTAAACTGCCCCGATCTATTTAATCTAACAACTAAAACACGAAATCAAACTgcactttttacttttatactACACCAAGCACTATTATGTTTATACCACTGACATGACTGTGCCTGTCGCCAACGTCGTCACCCGCGCCGCACAGTGACTACTTTTGGCAATCTAGGGgaacaaaagtatttttttagaaaaaatagttcatttaatttttgctcgaaatattttaaaaatatgccgAACTCGCATGAATCCAAacgaaaaagcaaaaaattataagttcTTATCGGTTTAATTGATAAGAATGTAAAGCATTTCTGAAGTGTTTATGTTATAGcagtttttatttgcaatttcaaGTAGTTGTAAAAGGCTCGTAGTGAAAAGTGTATTGGTTTGTTGTTTCGGttcctattttataaaatggatgTAGGTATGTACTTTTGCAAAcagtatgatttttttaaaatttgagtagcgttatataagattttaattttttttattagatatgtcaaaattttttaaattttaacaaattgattACAACTAGTCATATATTTTGAGTCCAGCAGATTccagtaaaatttaaaaaatttatatggtcCCTCGGCAATGTTCtttcaaatacaaaaataaaaatttgcaactttttgcaactttgttttttttctcaatttttagaTGAGGTTGTCATTACTCACAGAAACCTGTTTGATGCTTGGCGCACCGAGAAAtcaaaagatatcaaaaatGAAGCAATGTATACATATTTTCTGTCAAGATATAATGTGGATATGCTTCCAGAAGACTCAGAAAATTCAATTAAGGAAAAGCTAAAAAAGTTAGGATACAAATTTGCTGAAAAGTGGGAAAAAAGTTatcgaattgaaaaaaaatttctagaatTAAACTTCAATTGGCTtaatcaacaaataaattttgatttgaatgCTGAGCAAGCTGAACAACCATCAACCTCAAAAATGGGAAGACCAcagaaaaattttgaagaactttgtaaaaaaaataaaagaaaaaaaatagaaggaCTACTCCAGTCGCACTCAAGAGAAGAAATTTTGTATGCGGCACAAGTGAAACTTTATGCAGAGGGAAAAAGGGATGCTGCTTTGATAGTAAGAAAGGTTGCCTCTGAACGAAATACCGCTGCCACAGCACTAAAAAAAGCCGAGCAAAGGACTtcaactaataataattttgaaaatttctcaaagaATGAGGCATTGGCCATGTTCTTAGATGGTAAAATGAGCAGGAGGTCCTATATAAGCGtctatcaaaaactaaaaggtcGTGGTATAAAACTGTTACCCTCGTATGATAAAGGTATAattgaggcaaaaaaaaattgttatcctGAAAATATTACCGTGACAGACATTTCTGCAGAAATCATTCTGCAATCGCTGTTGGATCATACCATAAATAGGCTTTGTACCGTTCAGAATGAAGTTCTTAATCAATTTTGCAATGGTGATGCTGAACTGCAACTTTTGTTAAAATGGGGTTGCGATGGAAGCAGTGGTTATACTAACTACAAGCAACGttatttaatggaaaattgCGAAAATGAAGATGACAGtgcaatttttgtaatttcccTTGTTCCAATTCGATTATCTTATGAGTCAGAGGGCAAACAACATATTTTATGGCAAAATCCGACTCCAGCAAGCACCCGATTCTGCAGACCAGTTAagcttttgcaaaaaaaagaaaccgAAGGACTTATTATAACTGAAACAGACAAGATTAAATCGCAAATTtcacagttaaaaaaatgttcttatgatctcgaaaataataatactgtaAGAATTACACCAAATCTTTCCTTTACCAT
The genomic region above belongs to Anthonomus grandis grandis chromosome 18, icAntGran1.3, whole genome shotgun sequence and contains:
- the LOC126747037 gene encoding uncharacterized protein LOC126747037 → MSDIAKQELLMRLLEDEEEDDDIILLLLSAKRNKIDSFYTSRHAEGCFEILIKRHLNIKDAKFRKYCRLNKTQFRFVLSLIQNEIQPKKQGSITAEEKLFLTLRFLATGETYASLEFMYRISASYISRIIQQVLRSLRNNLVPIFLPVPTENQLKGAAKQFWNRWNCPNCFGAIDGKHVRIRAPTHSGSMFFNYKDYFSTVLLAIVDANYKFVAVDVGSYGKEGDNGIFQKSAMGKKIISGQFNVPQPASLPGTDILIPHFLIGDDAFALDVNMMKPYFKDHVRSDRAKAIFNYRICRARRVSENAFALLSQVFRILYTPIAIKPEICDDLIIVLCCLHNLLRDAYLENNGVPFYHYDETKPKPIQNMISLARRGGFSNIAGFQIRDTLKDFFNSEVGKVAWQEEWISRRN